The bacterium nucleotide sequence ATCCTGTCATTCTCTATTTCCAGGCAGATCTCCTTCTTGATCCCGCATTGCTCCAGCACCAATTTGGGTATGCGGATCCCCCTGGAATTTCCGATGGTGATTATTTCCGCTTTCATTTGTTCTCCTTGCAATGTAATTACAATGTAATTATAATGTAATTACAATTATTTGTCAAGGCCTTAACTTTGCGAATTCAAGGTTGGCTTCTCTCCCTTTCTTTTAACCCATCCCCTTTCCCCTTCCCTCAAGGGAAGGGGCGGGGGTTAGGTTAAAGCTTCGTTCCTGGCATTGAATATGTATTTTTCTGTTTTTAAGCATCACACCACACGCAAAAACCCCGGCCTTTCCAGTTCCGGGGCCTGACTTTGAACATATTTTTGTGCGCTTTGTGCCTTTTGTGGTTGAATGGTTCTCCATCAGGCCACCTTCAGTATCTCCAGCATCTTCCTCAGCGACTCCGCCTCCGGCATCATCATGAAGAACCCGCTGAAGCCGTGCTCCTTTTCCCCGAAGCTGAACTTGTTCTGAACGTAGGCCACCAGGCCGGCTTCGGTCCGCTCGGCCAGGATCTTTCCCAGAATGTTCTTCATCACCCCCGACAGCATCAGCGGAGTGGAGGGCACCGTCATCAGGTTCAGCATGTCCTCCAGGGCGTTGAGGTAGGCGCTGTTCATGATCTCGGAGATCTCCCGGTGGATCTGGCCGAAGTTGAACTCCGCCGATTTACGGGCCTGCGGCATGTGCTGCCAGCACAGCTCGGCGAAACCCTTGGCCTTGTCGCCCGGCATCAGCCAGACCGTGGCCCCGGAGACGTCCCCGGCAAAGATGTTGACCAGGCTCAAGACCGGGATGCCCGGCTTGGCCAGCGCGTCCAGCACTTCATCCACCGGCTTGATCCCGATCATCGGCACCGAGACCATCACCTTAAGCCCCAATACCTCGGCCAGGGTGGTGGCCGCCTGGCCCGACCCGATGTTGAACACCTCTTTTAAGGCGTCCTGCTGGACCGGGGAGAGTTGTTGGAGGGTGGACATACTTTTAAAATTACCACAATAAGTTGTAAAATACAAGCATAAAAAGCCCCGTATAAATGGGGCTTTTATATTAACCTAAACACTTACAGTCACAATATAATGCGGTTTTTCATCTGTTGATTTTATTACTGCTTCAATGTTTATTATTTGTGAATCATCTTTATAGAATACTGGTTTTAACTCATCCACTGAATATTTCTTCCTCGTTTTTGGGGTTACATTTTTATGAGGTTCTTGCAAAGCATCGCAAATACCAGAAATCATATTGTCAAGATCACCCTGCTTGTCTTGTTCATTTATAAAAATAGTTACTTTTAATTTGACCCTCTGCAACAATGGTCCCGCATAAGCATTTTTTGCAGCGTTTTTTAAGGCTTTGATTTGTTCAACATTCGTAGCCCACATTGATTTTTCGCTTTTCTTAATTGGTGGTAAACCCTTTACCTTAAAAATATATGGTTTTGCCATTTTGTTCCCTTTC carries:
- a CDS encoding chemotaxis protein CheC — translated: MSTLQQLSPVQQDALKEVFNIGSGQAATTLAEVLGLKVMVSVPMIGIKPVDEVLDALAKPGIPVLSLVNIFAGDVSGATVWLMPGDKAKGFAELCWQHMPQARKSAEFNFGQIHREISEIMNSAYLNALEDMLNLMTVPSTPLMLSGVMKNILGKILAERTEAGLVAYVQNKFSFGEKEHGFSGFFMMMPEAESLRKMLEILKVA
- a CDS encoding RusA family crossover junction endodeoxyribonuclease — protein: MAKPYIFKVKGLPPIKKSEKSMWATNVEQIKALKNAAKNAYAGPLLQRVKLKVTIFINEQDKQGDLDNMISGICDALQEPHKNVTPKTRKKYSVDELKPVFYKDDSQIINIEAVIKSTDEKPHYIVTVSV